One part of the Bdellovibrio sp. KM01 genome encodes these proteins:
- a CDS encoding tol-pal system YbgF family protein: MSTKFSKEDLKNPDQVTKTLRQGFVWTTTHSKIVITAVIAFVVIGAGASLMGYLSNKKEVATQEKYFSLEKSYTEKKRGFEEAARAEMMAATAKDKKGAPAFDPSKKASGDMQKDFGTLITGFEALINEAPKTVAGQMAALNLSDIYLSYKKYDEAAATLSKVEAGLNKSDLTSGLVWMQMGNVMADKGDCKAAIEKWSVVTASKAFSFAHDEAKLRQGLCYETLNDSAKAEQLYTEVSNTADSQNTDSISSREAAKYLRLLKAKKNL, translated from the coding sequence TTGAGCACGAAGTTTTCTAAAGAAGATTTGAAGAACCCAGACCAAGTTACAAAAACATTGAGACAAGGCTTTGTTTGGACGACAACTCACTCCAAAATTGTGATCACTGCAGTTATCGCGTTTGTTGTTATCGGGGCTGGCGCATCTTTGATGGGCTATCTTTCCAATAAAAAAGAAGTTGCGACTCAGGAAAAATACTTCTCTTTGGAAAAATCCTACACTGAAAAAAAACGTGGCTTTGAAGAAGCAGCTCGCGCTGAAATGATGGCTGCCACTGCAAAAGATAAAAAAGGTGCTCCAGCATTTGACCCAAGCAAAAAAGCTAGCGGTGACATGCAAAAAGATTTTGGTACTTTGATCACGGGTTTTGAAGCATTGATCAATGAAGCTCCTAAAACAGTGGCTGGCCAAATGGCGGCTTTGAATTTGAGCGACATTTATTTGTCTTACAAAAAATACGACGAAGCAGCGGCGACTTTGAGCAAAGTTGAAGCAGGTTTGAACAAGTCTGATCTGACTTCAGGTCTGGTTTGGATGCAAATGGGCAACGTTATGGCTGACAAAGGTGACTGTAAAGCCGCAATCGAAAAATGGAGCGTGGTGACGGCTTCTAAGGCCTTTAGTTTTGCTCATGACGAAGCAAAGCTTCGCCAGGGTCTGTGCTATGAGACTTTGAATGACTCTGCGAAAGCGGAACAACTTTACACTGAAGTTTCCAACACAGCTGATTCACAAAACACAGATTCCATCTCTTCTCGTGAAGCTGCGAAATATCTTCGTTTGTTGAAAGCGAAAAAGAATCTTTAG
- a CDS encoding Glu/Leu/Phe/Val dehydrogenase, which produces MGTFELISKHGDHEQVVFCNDPAVGLKAIIAIHNTSLGPALGGTRMWNYKNEDEALIDVLRLSKGMTYKAAASGLNLGGGKAVIIGDAKTQKSEGLFRAFGQFVNSLNGKYITAEDVGTSVQDMEHIYMETPWVTGIPKDFGGSGDPSPYTAHGVLMGIKASAAEKFGTDSLKGMRVAVQGLGNVGSNLVKYLKEEGAEIIVADIDMARTKKISETYGAKAVSSDEILFTECDILAPCALGAIVNDQTITKFKTKVIAGGANNVLAEARHGDQLKELGILYAPDYVINAGGLMNVFVELEGYSPERAFEKTKRVYDNIAKVYEVAKRDNIGTHTAADRLAEERIKTIGRLKQRHPGKSSRSFTTLKEVYNR; this is translated from the coding sequence ATGGGAACGTTTGAGTTGATCTCTAAACATGGTGACCACGAACAAGTGGTATTCTGTAACGACCCGGCTGTGGGTCTTAAAGCTATCATCGCTATTCATAACACATCTTTGGGTCCTGCTTTGGGCGGTACTCGTATGTGGAACTATAAAAATGAAGATGAAGCGTTGATCGACGTTCTACGTCTTTCTAAAGGTATGACTTATAAAGCTGCTGCATCCGGTTTGAACTTGGGTGGTGGTAAAGCGGTTATCATCGGTGATGCCAAAACTCAAAAATCTGAAGGATTGTTCCGTGCTTTCGGTCAATTCGTGAACTCTTTGAATGGTAAATACATCACGGCTGAAGACGTGGGTACGTCTGTACAAGATATGGAACATATCTACATGGAAACTCCATGGGTAACTGGTATCCCTAAAGACTTCGGTGGATCTGGCGATCCATCTCCATACACTGCACACGGTGTTTTGATGGGTATCAAAGCTTCTGCAGCTGAGAAATTCGGCACAGATTCTTTGAAAGGTATGCGCGTAGCGGTTCAAGGTCTTGGTAACGTAGGTTCCAACCTTGTTAAGTACCTTAAAGAAGAAGGCGCTGAAATCATCGTTGCTGATATCGACATGGCTCGCACTAAAAAGATCTCTGAGACTTACGGCGCGAAAGCCGTCAGCTCTGATGAAATCCTTTTCACTGAGTGCGATATCTTGGCTCCATGTGCACTAGGTGCGATCGTGAACGATCAAACCATCACTAAGTTCAAGACTAAAGTAATTGCTGGTGGCGCGAATAACGTTTTGGCTGAAGCTCGTCACGGTGACCAATTGAAAGAATTGGGCATCTTGTACGCTCCAGACTATGTTATCAACGCGGGTGGCTTGATGAACGTATTTGTTGAGCTTGAAGGCTACTCTCCAGAGCGTGCTTTCGAAAAAACTAAACGCGTTTACGACAATATCGCGAAAGTTTACGAAGTTGCTAAACGTGACAATATCGGTACGCACACTGCTGCAGACCGTTTGGCTGAAGAGCGTATCAAAACTATTGGTCGCTTGAAACAACGTCACCCAGGTAAATCTTCTCGTTCATTCACGACGTTGAAAGAAGTTTACAACCGCTAA
- a CDS encoding ASCH domain-containing protein — MTHAESVTKMWQEYHKALGVLAPDAIVADSFSDNPQEATELSVLVDQGIKRATASALWSIEKNSTEIPAVGGIFVVTDGKGEAVCIVKTTKVSIIPFNEISEDNAFTEGEGDKSLKYWRRVHIEFYKRQFAPLALTFEESMPIVFEEFEKVFP, encoded by the coding sequence ATGACACACGCTGAATCGGTAACTAAAATGTGGCAAGAGTATCACAAAGCCCTTGGAGTTTTGGCGCCAGATGCAATCGTCGCCGATTCTTTTTCTGATAACCCACAAGAAGCGACTGAACTTTCCGTGCTCGTAGATCAAGGTATCAAACGGGCAACGGCATCTGCTCTTTGGTCTATCGAGAAAAATTCGACCGAAATTCCTGCAGTTGGTGGGATCTTTGTCGTAACTGATGGTAAAGGCGAAGCCGTCTGCATCGTCAAGACTACCAAGGTGTCCATTATCCCTTTTAATGAGATTAGTGAGGACAATGCTTTTACAGAAGGCGAAGGTGATAAGTCTCTGAAGTACTGGCGCCGAGTTCACATTGAATTTTACAAAAGACAGTTTGCTCCGTTAGCTCTCACTTTCGAAGAATCGATGCCCATCGTTTTCGAGGAATTCGAAAAGGTTTTTCCTTAA
- the argS gene encoding arginine--tRNA ligase, translated as MIKHDSIRLLATEKIAAAIQKMGHSLSEDEIYKALVEPPNSELGDLAYGCFILAKTLKKGPPQISGEVAANIELDSNLIKAQAAGPYLNLTFAPQAFGEKVLNPILSGAHFKKALVEKAPKTMIEYSQPNTHKELHVGHMRNLCLGDSIVRMLRYAGREIVSATFPGDMGTHVAKCLWYMNKHNQEPVPATGKGEWLGSMYSKANLLLEDQNGTPQEELNRQELTAILKQLEAESGPYYDLWKETREWSIELMKSVYKWADVTFDEWYFESEMDAPSAAWVKELYAEGKLEKSEGAIGKNLEAENLGFCMLLKSDGTGLYATKDLLLARHKFQDVQIEKSVYIVDMRQALHFKQVFRVLEMLGFEQAKNCFHLQYNYVELPDGAMSSRKGNIVPLNDLVRNMEEHVKTTYLTRYENEWSKEDIKLIAAQVAKGAIFYGMLRMDTNKKIVFDMNEWLKLDGESGPFIQYSHARIQSLLRKFPRTQSAPNWALLTHPAEKQMMQVVSGFNSAVAQAAENYKPAAICTYLYDTAKKFNVFYHECAIGTEKDEAIREARLALSAAVGATLKQGMAVLGMPAPDKM; from the coding sequence ATGATTAAACACGATTCAATCCGCCTTTTAGCCACAGAAAAAATCGCCGCTGCGATTCAAAAGATGGGGCATTCCTTATCTGAAGACGAAATCTATAAGGCGCTTGTTGAGCCTCCGAACTCTGAACTGGGTGATCTGGCTTATGGTTGTTTTATTTTGGCAAAAACGTTGAAAAAAGGTCCTCCGCAAATTTCTGGCGAAGTGGCCGCTAACATTGAACTTGATTCCAATCTTATTAAGGCTCAAGCAGCGGGACCTTATTTGAATCTGACTTTTGCACCGCAAGCATTTGGCGAAAAGGTTCTGAATCCAATTCTTTCTGGCGCGCACTTCAAGAAAGCCTTGGTGGAAAAAGCTCCGAAAACAATGATTGAATACTCTCAGCCAAATACCCACAAAGAGTTGCACGTGGGCCACATGCGCAACCTTTGTCTGGGTGATTCTATCGTAAGAATGCTTAGATATGCGGGACGTGAAATCGTTTCTGCAACTTTCCCGGGTGACATGGGAACTCACGTGGCGAAATGCCTTTGGTATATGAATAAGCACAATCAAGAGCCTGTTCCTGCAACTGGAAAAGGCGAATGGCTTGGAAGCATGTATTCCAAAGCCAATTTGCTTTTGGAAGATCAAAACGGAACTCCCCAGGAGGAATTGAATCGCCAGGAGCTAACAGCGATCCTAAAACAATTGGAAGCTGAAAGCGGTCCTTATTATGATCTTTGGAAAGAAACTCGGGAGTGGTCTATCGAATTGATGAAGTCCGTTTATAAATGGGCCGATGTTACATTCGATGAATGGTATTTTGAGTCTGAAATGGATGCACCAAGTGCGGCATGGGTTAAAGAACTTTATGCTGAAGGCAAGCTTGAGAAATCAGAAGGTGCGATTGGTAAAAATCTAGAAGCTGAAAACTTGGGCTTCTGTATGCTTTTGAAATCCGACGGTACGGGACTTTATGCGACCAAAGATTTACTTTTGGCTCGTCATAAATTCCAAGACGTTCAAATTGAAAAGTCTGTGTATATCGTGGATATGCGTCAGGCTTTGCACTTTAAACAGGTTTTCCGCGTTCTTGAAATGCTGGGTTTTGAGCAAGCTAAAAACTGTTTCCATCTTCAATATAATTATGTGGAGCTTCCGGACGGTGCGATGAGCTCGCGTAAGGGCAACATCGTTCCGTTGAATGATCTGGTTCGCAACATGGAAGAGCACGTTAAAACGACTTACTTGACTCGATATGAAAACGAGTGGTCCAAGGAAGATATCAAGCTGATCGCTGCGCAAGTGGCGAAGGGCGCGATCTTCTATGGAATGCTTCGTATGGATACAAATAAGAAAATCGTGTTTGATATGAACGAATGGTTGAAACTCGACGGTGAGTCAGGTCCATTTATTCAGTACTCCCATGCACGTATTCAAAGTTTGTTGCGTAAGTTTCCACGCACCCAAAGCGCGCCAAATTGGGCGCTGTTAACTCATCCAGCAGAAAAACAAATGATGCAGGTTGTGTCTGGATTTAATTCCGCGGTTGCGCAAGCGGCAGAAAATTATAAACCGGCTGCGATCTGCACTTATTTGTATGACACTGCTAAGAAATTTAATGTGTTCTATCACGAGTGCGCTATCGGAACAGAAAAAGACGAAGCGATTCGCGAAGCTCGTCTTGCCTTAAGCGCTGCTGTAGGCGCGACCTTAAAACAAGGTATGGCTGTTCTTGGAATGCCGGCTCCTGATAAGATGTAG